A window of Solanum stenotomum isolate F172 chromosome 3, ASM1918654v1, whole genome shotgun sequence contains these coding sequences:
- the LOC125858991 gene encoding uncharacterized protein LOC125858991, whose translation MWALKALNLDWTKTSKERVEQLNELDEFRFKAYESSALYKKKMKKWHHTKILKRKFKVGDWVLLYNSRLRLFRKKLKLKWSGPFRVKRVFSNGAIEVEGQEGPAFKVNGQRLKLYFGECQDISLIEVVDMEDA comes from the coding sequence ATGTGGGCATTGAAGGCTCTAAATTTGGATTGGACAAAAACTTCAAAAGAAAGAGTTGAGCAGCTAAACGAGTTGGACGAATTTAGGTTTAAAGCTTACGAAAGTTCAGCTCTCTacaagaaaaagatgaagaagtggcATCATACTAAAATACTTAAGAGAAAGTTTAAGGTGGGAGATTGGGTGTTACTATACAACTCCCGACTGAGGTTGTTTCGCAAAAAACTCAAATTGAAATGGTCAGGACCATTTAGAGTGAAACGAGTGttctcaaatggtgccatagaaGTTGAAGGGCAGGAAGGACCTGCATTTAAGGTGAATGGGCAGCGTTTGAAGTTATACTTTGGTGAATGCCAGGATATTTCTCTTATTGAAGTGGTGGACATGGAAGATGCTTGA